A segment of the Candidatus Hydrogenedentota bacterium genome:
TCGTGGTAAGCGCCGCGAATACGAATGCGGCAATCGGGCTTCGCGCTCCCACAGTGTGCGCGATGGCCGAAATATATGCGTACGAAATCAGCGCAATGCCGGTGAATGGCGCGATGGCGCTTACGAAGGCCCTGTCAACCGCCGCGATCAGAAGGCCGAGTATAACAGCCACACAAAAAACTGTGGCGAAGCGGAAGGCGACCTGCGCCCACGCCAATTGCAGGTTCGATACGGGCAGGACCAACATCCGCTGCGGAAGCGCCATGCGCAGGTCGCGAAGACTGCTGTGGGTAAACAGCAGGCCCGGCAGCAACAGCAGCAGGGCAGACGCGGCAATGAACGTCGACATTTCTGTCCAAGATTGTATCGCGTTTTCGGGAATCCCCTGTGTCGAAATGTCGTGCTCCGGGGGCAGCGCAGCGATCATTGCGGCGTGCAGGCTCCACGACGCGAGAAATGTGATCGAAATGACGAATGCGATCATGAACCGCACCTGCTGCCATTGCTCCCACACGAGGGCCAGTATCGGTGAACCCATCTGTCAACCTCCCATGAACGTGCGTTGGCCGCGTATGTTGTGCCTGCCGTGGCGCAGCCGTTCGAGCCAGTGCGGCTGCGTCACGAGTGCGTAGAACAGCAGCGCCATCGTCATCGCGGCGGCAAGCGGCAATTCGTCGTCATAGAAGTAGCCGAAGTCAGCAATGCTCCAGCCAATCAGGATCGCTCCGCCAAGGATCGCGATCCACATCGTGGCCTCGATGGCTTGCGCGTCGCATTGTCCGCGGCGATATCGTGAGACAACGCGGAAGGTCGCGTATACGGTAATCGCAAGGGGTATTGCTATAAGCGCCATTCGCATCGGATCTTCGCCGCGGACACCGGTGAACTCGAGGACGAGTCCAACGGACCCCAGCCACAGCAATCCAAGAAGGATTGGCAATGGACTCCACAGCAGGGCCCACGTGGCGACGAAGGACAGCACCAGGGTCAGTGGATACTCGGAACTCGGGTACCACCGCTCCACGATATACGCCTCGTTCGTGTTCAGTTTGACACACAGCGCTGCGAGGCATGCGCTTACGAGGAAACAGGGAATACAAAGCAACGCGGTTGCCTTCGTTCCAAACCAAAACCGCGCTCGCACCATGTCACGCGTGCTCATTGGAAGCGTGAACACGTAATTTGCGAGGCGAAGCGTCCCATCTCGATGGTCGAGCAGTGCGAAACAGACACCGGAAATAAGCGCAATGAACGGTGGCGCGTAGACGAGTGTCATGGCCATGCCATCCAGATCGCGGGCCAATCTATCCGTTTTCGGAATGGTCCAAATCATTAATGTTGGATTCTGCGCGCCCAACCCCGTTTTGTGAACCATTGACCCCATTCGTTGCTCGGGCTTTTGCAGGTTGGTCCAGATGTCATAGCCCTCCAACAGTAAAAGCGGCACAAGGACGGCCGCGGCGCTGTACGTCACCACGCGCGATTTGCGGCGCCACTCGAACCAGCGGTATGCCTGTATCGGGTCGCGGAAGGAGCGCGTTGCGGCACGCGGCGCCTTTGCTTCAATGGCGCCGGGTCCTGACCGCGGCACGGCATGTCCCCGTAGCGCGCCCCTCACGGCGATCGCACTGCCGGCGATTATCAGCGCGAACGCAAGGACGTACCCTGCTGCGGAGGACCGAATCGATACGCTGTCGTGAAGAAAGAACATCCCTACCGCGATGCCGATGGCGATTGCCGATGCCCAGAACATGCTTCGTCGGCCGATGGTCCAAATCGATGCCATCAAGATCGAGATCACGCATGAAGCATAGACCGTTCCGGGGAGCACATTTTCCGCGTACGAGTCGTCAATCAGACTGATCGATGTCAGGAGGAGGTACGCGAGAAGGACGAAGTAGGCGAATCGAAATACGTACTGCGACAACGCCAGCGTAAGCGACCGCACCGGCAGCGTCATGTGGCGCGCGGGCAGCCCCGCGCGGATGTCCGTCGGGCTGCTGTGCGCGAACAGCAACAATCCACCGGCCAGCGCCAATGACGCGATGATTGCGCCATTGCTTCCCATCTTCCACAGGTCTTTGTACCACTCGATCTCGGGGTCCAGGTGCAACGCGAACGACACGCCCGTCGTGAGCAGAATCGACAACGGCGCGGTCCACCACACTTGCCGCCATTGTTCCCAAATCAATGCGCGTACTGGCGATCGCATTGCGATCTCCTTAGCCGTTCATCGCGCGGCGGCCGGCGCGGGCGACGAAGATGTCTTCGAGGCTGGGTGTGGACTCTTCGAGGATGGTGGCGCCGAGTTTCGCGACGGCTTCGCGGGCGGCGGCCATCTCGCCGTTGCACACGATGGTCCATTCTCGGCCGCGCCCGTCTACGGAGAGTGCGCCTTCGATCTTCGGCGGGCTCGCGACATTTTCGGGAAACTGGAGTGTGAGCGTGTGGTGTTGAGATTTGATCTCGTCCATCGGCGCGCAGAGGACCAGCCGCCCCTTGTTAATCATGGCGACGGTGTCCGCGACGCGCTCGACCTCGTCGAGCAGGTGCGAGGAGAAGAAAACCGTGCGGCCTTCGTCAGCGACGGTGCGGACAATTGCGGCAAGGATGTCGCGCCGCGCTATGGCATCGAGGCCGGACGACGGCTCGTCGAGCACAAGCAACTCCGGCCGGTGCGCGAGCGCGATGAGCAGTCCGGCGAGGGCGCGTTGGCCGCGCGAGAGGTTCTTGACCTTTGTATGCGCGTCGAGGCCGAAGCGTTGGCGCAGTTCCTCCGCGTAGCGGTCGTCCCAATCGGGGTAAAACGCGCGGTTGTACCGGATGAGTTCGGAAACGCGCATCCAGTGGGGGAGGTCGTGATCTTCGGAAAGATAGCCGAGCCGCGCGAGAACTTTCTCGGGGCTTACGACCGGGTCCATCCCGAACATTGATACCTCGCCGCGAAACGGCACCAGCAGCCCGAGCATCAGCTTGATGAGCGTGGTCTTGCCTGCGCCATTCTCGCCCACGAGCCCAAACACACCGCCTTTGGGTACGGATAGCGACACGCCGGACAATGCGATGGTCCGCCCGAAGTGATGGGAGAGACGGTCGACGACCACCGGCGACCCCGAACTGCTGCTATTCTGCTCCGGCATTTCCTGTCTCCTTGTTGGGTGATGCGGCGATGAGGCGATCACGTTCCTTTATAAGGGCGAGTACTTGTTCCGTTGGTACGTCCAGTTGATGGGCCTCCGCGAGCAGGCCGTCGATTCTTTCTGTCAATAATTTAATACGCTCTGCCCATGCGAGCGGGGTCCCGGTTTCCGATACATAGGTACCTGCCCCTTGACGCTTTATGAGAATACCCGCCTGCTCCAGTTCTCGATAGGCGCGCGCAACAGTGTTTGGATTAATTAACAGCTTTTCGGCCAGTGCCCGGATTGGAGGGACTTCGTCAGAAGGGCGCAGCCGACCGGAGGCCACAAGGTACTTGACCTGACTGACGATCTGTAGATAGATGGGAATGCCGTTTTTTGGGGACAGATGGATGAGCATCGGGCGGCCCCAGATTGTATTAAGACTTTAATACAATTTAGGTGACATGTCAACCCCCTTGCGGGATTGACGTTCGATGCATATACTCTTTACACGACGAAGGGCGCGTCTAGGGGAACGAATTGAACGCTATGTCGGTACGCCGCTATTTGAGTATAGCTATGATTGGCGCTGCGCTGTCGTTTGCGGCGGCGGCGCAGAGTCCCATCAAGGACCCCAGCCCGGCAGTCAAGCCCCGTCCCGTTACGAACCCGAGGCCCGGCAGTGCGGCCGAAGCCTTGCGCACCCGCCCGGCGCCCATCGTCATAACCGACAAGCCAAACCGCCGTGCCGGCAACCTGGGTGCTTCCGCGACAAACCGCACGCGCTACTCGGACGAGCGTGCGGCGTATCTCCAGCAATTGACGAAGCAGCGGGCGAGCGGTTCAGCGCGTACGCGCGGTATGGCGATTTACCAGCCCAGAGACGGGGGGACACCAGTCCTTACGAACCGGATCGAGAAATACGAAGGGCGAAACGACTTCACGCGCATCAAGATAAACTTCGATCCCATCGTTCGCGATCGGCGTTGGGGCGTCACGATCGGCAAATACACGGACACCGACATACACAAATATGTCGACCACTACGCCAAGTTATATAAAGTCGATCCGAGCCTGATTCATGCGATCATTCAAGTCGAGAGCCGGGGCAATCCGTATGCGGTGTCGCCGAAAGGCGCGGCGGGGCTGATGCAGCTAATGCCGGGCACGGCGCGCGACCTGAACGTTTCGAGCGTGTTTGATCCGGCGGACAACATTGGCGGTGGCACGCAGTACATCAGCAAGTTGATTTCGCTTTTCAATGGCGACTTCAGCCTCGCGCTCGCGGGATACAACGCGGGACCGGAGACGGTGCGGCGCTACGGCGGCATTCCGCCGTATCGGGAGACGCAGAACTACGTGTATCTCGTGAACTTGTACTGGGACTATTTCCGAAAGAATGGAAACTCGTTCCTGTACACGAAATTCGATCCGTCGCTTACGCCCGCCGCGTTGAAAGCGGCGGCGAAGAAAGAGCGCGAAGAACGCATGATGACGCGGCTGGTCGGCGACACGGCGAGGGACCGCCACGACGTGAAACTGGCGAGCGGGCTTGTCCACCCCGCCGACGACGTCTGGCATCAAGGCGACTACTTGTACCTTGCATCCGGCGGGCGCACGTACCGGTTGAGGGAGGACCTTGTGGTTGCTGTCGACGGCGTCGCGCTGTTGTCCGGCGAGGTCGTTACGGCGAGCGAAATCGAGGCGGTACCGGACGCGACGGTGCCCTTGCCGAAGGACGAATCGGTCCAGCTAGCGGCCCAGATATAGGGCCGTTTTTCTCGAATTGACCCCATCCGTTGTGCTTTTCCGCACGGCTCAGTTGCATTCGATCATCGGCTGTGTTACCATGCAATCCCGTTAGGGATAACGGGATTTCACCCTCCTCTATACCTAACCTGGACGAACTTTGCGACGGCGGCGCCACAGACCAGGAAGGCCGGTACGATGAGTGCGAGAGCGTTGATTCGCGCGCGCGGAAGTGCCAACGGGAAGGCTGTCGGTCGCGAGCCACGGTGCGTCGGGGTCCCAAACGATTCGAGCAGTGCCCTTTGCGGAAGGGGCGATAGGGGGAATTGCTGAATGCCGAAGTACGTGTTCATCACCGGAGGCGTTGTTTCATCCGTTGGGAAGGGTGTCGCGGCGGCGAGCCTGGGCTTGCTGCTCGAGGCGCGCGGCCTGAAGGTCGCGATTATGAAGCTCGACCCGTACATCAACGTGGACCCCGGCACGATGAACCCCTTCGAGCACGGGGAAGTGTTCGTCACGCACGACGGCGCGGAAACCGATCTCGACCTCGGCCACTACCAGCGCTTCACGCACGCGAAGCTGAGCCAAAAAAGCAACATTACGACGGGCAGCGTGTACCACGCGGTCATCGAGAAGGAACGCCGCGGCGAGTATCTTGGCAAGACGGTGCAGGTCATCCCGCACATTACCGATGAGATCAAGCGCCGCATTCGCATGCTGACGGCGGACCCCGAGGACGATGCCGACATTGCGTTAATCGAAGTGGGGGGGACGGTCGGCGATATCGAGAGTTTGCCGTTCCTCGAAGCGATTCGCCAGTTCAATCTCGACGTGTATCCCACGCCGTGCTGCAACGTCCACGTAACGCTCGTTCCCTACATCGAGGCGGCGGGCGAACTGAAAACAAAGCCGACGCAACACAGCGTCAGTTCGCTGCGCGAGATTGGCATCCAGCCGCACGTGATCATCTGCCGCACGGGCACGCACGAACTTGGCCCCGACCAGCGCCGCAAGATCGCCATGTTCTGCAACGTCACCGAAGACGCGATCATTGGGGCGTCGGACGTCCGGCCCGTATACGCGATACCGCTCAACTTCCATCGGCAAGGATTTGACGACATCGTGCTGAAACGCCTTGGTATCGACATGCCCGCGCCGGACCTTTCCGCATGGACGGCGATGGTGGATCGCATCACGCACCCGAAGCACGAAGTGCGGATTGCGGCGGTCGGAAAATACATCGATCACGACGACGCATACAAGAGCATCAATGAAGCGTTCGTGCATGCGGGCGTCGCGAACGACTGTAAAGTGAAGCTCGAATGGATCGACAGCGAGTCGTTCGAGAACGGGGTGTTGCCCGACAAGAAACTCGGAGAGTACGACGGCGTGGTTGTCGGGCCCGGGTTCGGATCGCGCGGCATCGAGGGCAAGATTCGCGCGGTGAACTATGCGCGGACCGCGAAGAAACCGTATTTCGGGATTTGTCTCGGCATGCAGATCGCCGTTATTGAAATGGCGCGCAACTGCCTGGGCTTGAGCAAAGCCAATTCGACGGAATTCGATCTCGAGACGCCGGATCCGGTCATTTCGCTTCTTTCGGAGCAGCGCGGCATCCGCGACCTCGGCGGAACGATGCGGCTTGGCGCGTACCGATGCGAGTTGAAGCCGGGCACAAAGGCGTTCACGGCGTACGGAGAAGATGTGATCGAGGAGCGACACCGGCACCGCTACGAATTCAACAACAGCTACCGCGAAGCGCTCGAACAACGGGCCGGTCTCGTCGTCAGCGGCACGCACCCGAAGACCGATCACGAATTGGTCGAGATCATCGAGTTGAAGGACCATCCGTGGTTTTGCGGTGCGCAATTCCACCCGGAATTCACCAGCACGCCGCTGAAGCCGCAGCCG
Coding sequences within it:
- a CDS encoding GntR family transcriptional regulator: MLIHLSPKNGIPIYLQIVSQVKYLVASGRLRPSDEVPPIRALAEKLLINPNTVARAYRELEQAGILIKRQGAGTYVSETGTPLAWAERIKLLTERIDGLLAEAHQLDVPTEQVLALIKERDRLIAASPNKETGNAGAE
- a CDS encoding ABC transporter ATP-binding protein, with product MPEQNSSSSGSPVVVDRLSHHFGRTIALSGVSLSVPKGGVFGLVGENGAGKTTLIKLMLGLLVPFRGEVSMFGMDPVVSPEKVLARLGYLSEDHDLPHWMRVSELIRYNRAFYPDWDDRYAEELRQRFGLDAHTKVKNLSRGQRALAGLLIALAHRPELLVLDEPSSGLDAIARRDILAAIVRTVADEGRTVFFSSHLLDEVERVADTVAMINKGRLVLCAPMDEIKSQHHTLTLQFPENVASPPKIEGALSVDGRGREWTIVCNGEMAAAREAVAKLGATILEESTPSLEDIFVARAGRRAMNG
- a CDS encoding CTP synthase; the encoded protein is MPKYVFITGGVVSSVGKGVAAASLGLLLEARGLKVAIMKLDPYINVDPGTMNPFEHGEVFVTHDGAETDLDLGHYQRFTHAKLSQKSNITTGSVYHAVIEKERRGEYLGKTVQVIPHITDEIKRRIRMLTADPEDDADIALIEVGGTVGDIESLPFLEAIRQFNLDVYPTPCCNVHVTLVPYIEAAGELKTKPTQHSVSSLREIGIQPHVIICRTGTHELGPDQRRKIAMFCNVTEDAIIGASDVRPVYAIPLNFHRQGFDDIVLKRLGIDMPAPDLSAWTAMVDRITHPKHEVRIAAVGKYIDHDDAYKSINEAFVHAGVANDCKVKLEWIDSESFENGVLPDKKLGEYDGVVVGPGFGSRGIEGKIRAVNYARTAKKPYFGICLGMQIAVIEMARNCLGLSKANSTEFDLETPDPVISLLSEQRGIRDLGGTMRLGAYRCELKPGTKAFTAYGEDVIEERHRHRYEFNNSYREALEQRAGLVVSGTHPKTDHELVEIIELKDHPWFCGAQFHPEFTSTPLKPQP
- a CDS encoding lytic transglycosylase domain-containing protein, yielding MAIYQPRDGGTPVLTNRIEKYEGRNDFTRIKINFDPIVRDRRWGVTIGKYTDTDIHKYVDHYAKLYKVDPSLIHAIIQVESRGNPYAVSPKGAAGLMQLMPGTARDLNVSSVFDPADNIGGGTQYISKLISLFNGDFSLALAGYNAGPETVRRYGGIPPYRETQNYVYLVNLYWDYFRKNGNSFLYTKFDPSLTPAALKAAAKKEREERMMTRLVGDTARDRHDVKLASGLVHPADDVWHQGDYLYLASGGRTYRLREDLVVAVDGVALLSGEVVTASEIEAVPDATVPLPKDESVQLAAQI